A section of the Brevundimonas sp. AJA228-03 genome encodes:
- a CDS encoding type II toxin-antitoxin system VapC family toxin — MTITIDTNVLVRLIVGDDPDQTRSARTEVLAAERVVVTLVALCEAVWVLKSRYGFGRDEIGRAIGVFLSIPSVIVDRPTVEHGLAHLNEGGDFTDAIIAAEGLALGGQSFVSFDRKAIRRLTQSGLAARLPGTLAK, encoded by the coding sequence TTGACGATCACGATTGACACCAACGTCCTCGTCCGTCTGATCGTCGGCGACGATCCGGACCAGACCCGGTCGGCGCGCACCGAAGTTCTCGCGGCGGAACGGGTGGTGGTGACCCTGGTCGCCCTGTGCGAAGCGGTATGGGTCCTGAAAAGCCGATACGGCTTCGGTCGCGATGAAATAGGGCGGGCGATCGGAGTGTTCCTGTCGATTCCGTCGGTGATCGTGGACAGACCGACGGTCGAACACGGACTGGCGCATCTGAACGAAGGCGGTGACTTCACCGATGCAATCATCGCGGCGGAAGGGCTGGCGCTCGGCGGCCAAAGCTTCGTTTCGTTCGACCGCAAGGCGATCCGCCGGCTGACTCAATCGGGTTTGGCAGCGAGACTGCCGGGCACCTTGGCGAAATGA
- a CDS encoding AbrB/MazE/SpoVT family DNA-binding domain-containing protein produces MELTMTSKGQITINKTLRDGLGAKPGQKLRVEVRPDGGLVIPPVRPATKTWDDLIGILKPLPGTPPVSIEEMNETIARGWAGELDDHD; encoded by the coding sequence ATGGAACTGACGATGACATCCAAGGGTCAGATTACGATCAACAAGACCCTGCGCGACGGGCTGGGTGCCAAACCCGGACAGAAGCTGCGCGTCGAAGTGCGGCCCGACGGGGGCCTCGTGATCCCTCCCGTAAGGCCGGCAACCAAAACCTGGGACGATCTCATCGGCATCCTGAAACCTCTTCCCGGGACGCCGCCCGTGTCGATCGAAGAGATGAACGAGACCATCGCCAGGGGGTGGGCAGGCGAACTTGACGATCACGATTGA
- a CDS encoding GTP-binding protein — protein sequence MTDTRIPVTVLTGYLGAGKTTLLNRILTEDHGKRYAVIVNEFGEIGIDNDLVVGADEDVFEMNNGCVCCTVRGDLIRVVAGLMKRQKPGAPAFDAIIVETTGLADPGPVAQTFFVDEDVKAKTKLDSVTTLVDARHIMARLDDSKEAREQVAFADRIILNKTDLATPAELTAVEARLRALNPLAPITRAERANVPLDQVLGLHGFDLDRILDLHPEFANPAHGEAGHVHDEHCGHDHHGHDHHHDEVQEVQEVHANPDPAHAAHGPRGHSHGDDIRGISLSLDRPMNGVKFTQWLDTLLGQQGQNILRAKGIIDVQGEDRRLVFQAVHMILEGDLQREWGPAERRWSRAVFIGRDLDEAGLKAGFEGCAA from the coding sequence ATGACCGACACACGCATTCCCGTCACCGTCCTCACCGGCTACCTCGGCGCGGGCAAGACCACCCTCCTGAACCGCATCCTCACCGAGGATCACGGCAAGCGCTATGCCGTCATCGTCAATGAGTTCGGCGAGATCGGCATCGACAACGACCTGGTCGTCGGGGCCGACGAGGATGTGTTCGAGATGAACAACGGCTGCGTCTGCTGCACGGTGCGCGGCGACCTGATCCGCGTCGTTGCCGGCCTGATGAAACGCCAGAAGCCCGGTGCCCCCGCCTTCGACGCCATCATCGTCGAGACCACGGGTCTCGCCGATCCGGGCCCGGTCGCCCAGACCTTCTTCGTCGACGAGGACGTCAAGGCGAAGACGAAACTGGACAGCGTCACCACCCTGGTCGACGCCAGACACATCATGGCCCGCCTGGATGACTCGAAGGAGGCCCGCGAACAGGTCGCCTTTGCCGACCGCATCATCCTCAACAAGACCGACCTGGCGACGCCCGCTGAACTGACCGCCGTCGAGGCCCGCCTGCGCGCCCTGAACCCGCTCGCGCCGATCACCCGCGCCGAACGCGCGAACGTGCCGCTGGACCAGGTGCTGGGGCTGCATGGCTTCGACCTGGACCGCATCCTCGACCTGCACCCCGAGTTCGCCAATCCGGCCCACGGCGAGGCCGGCCACGTCCACGACGAACACTGCGGCCATGACCATCACGGCCACGACCACCACCATGACGAAGTACAGGAAGTACAGGAAGTCCACGCGAATCCGGACCCTGCCCATGCCGCCCACGGCCCGCGCGGCCACAGCCACGGCGACGACATCCGCGGCATTTCCCTCAGCCTCGACCGGCCCATGAACGGGGTGAAGTTCACCCAGTGGCTGGACACGCTACTGGGCCAGCAGGGCCAGAACATCCTGCGCGCCAAGGGCATCATCGACGTCCAGGGCGAGGACCGCCGCCTGGTCTTCCAGGCCGTCCACATGATCCTGGAGGGCGACCTCCAGCGCGAATGGGGCCCCGCCGAACGCCGCTGGAGCCGCGCCGTCTTCATCGGCCGCGACCTCGACGAGGCGGGGTTGAAGGCGGGGTTCGAGGGGTGCGCGGCTTGA